One segment of Rosa chinensis cultivar Old Blush chromosome 6, RchiOBHm-V2, whole genome shotgun sequence DNA contains the following:
- the LOC112168994 gene encoding calcium-transporting ATPase 1 isoform X2, protein MENYLNENFDLKAKNSSDEALQRWRKLCWVVKNKKRRFRFTANLEKRSEAQTLRRSNQEKFRLAILVSQAALQFIQGLKFFSDYTVPEEVKAAGFQICADELASIVEGRDVKKLKMHDGVMGLVGKLGTSIVDGISTSEQLINARKETYGVNKFTESPSRGFLLFVWEALQDTTLMILGVCAFVSLLVGIMTEGWPRGAHDGLGIVASILLVVFVTATSDYKQSLQFKDLDKEKKKITVHVTRNGFRQKLSIYDLLPGDIVHLNIGDLVPADGLFVSGFSMLINESSLTGESEPVNINDVNPFLLSGTKVQDGSCKMLVTTVGMRTQWGKLMATLTEGGDDETPLQVKLNGVATIIGKIGLFFAVVTFAVLVQGLFSRKLQEGLVWSGDDALVILEFFAIAVTIVVVAVPEGLPLAVTLSLAFAMKKMMNDKALVRHLAACETMGSATTICSDKTGTLTTNRMTVVKTCICLKIKDVASSAKSSDLCSEIPDATLKVLLQCIFNNTGGDIVKNKDDRIEILGTPTDAAVLGFGMSLGGDFKAERQTSKLVKVEPFNSVKKRMAVVLQLPEGGFRVHCKGASEIILAACDKWMGPNGEVIPLDIASINRLNGIIEQFASEALRTLCLAYMDIGSEFSAESPIPVDGYTCIGIVGIKDPVRPGVKESVEICRSAGITVRMVTGDNINTAKAIARECGILTDGGLAIEGPEFREKSEEELQKIIPKLQVMARSSPMDKHTLVKHLRTTFGEVVAVTGDGTNDAPALHEADIGLAMGIAGTEVAKESADVIILDDNFSTIVTVAKWGRSVYLNIQKFVQFQLTVNVVALVVNFSSACLTGSAPLTAVQLLWVNMIMDTLGALALATEPPNDDLMKRTPVGRTGNFITNVMWRNILGQSLYQFVVIWYLLTRGKEAFQLVGPDSDLILNTLIFNSFVFCQAFNEISSREMEKINVFKGILQNYVFVTVLSCTIIFQVIIIEFLGTFASTSPLTWQQWFVSVTLGFLGMPISAALKFIPM, encoded by the exons atggagAACTATTTGAACGAGAACTTTGATTTGAAGGCGAAGAACTCATCGGATGAGGCGCTCCAGAGATGGAGGAAGCTCTGCTGGGTTGTCAAGAATAAGAAACGGAGGTTTCGATTCACTGCTAATCTCGAGAAGCGTTCCGAGGCCCAGACTCTTCGACGCTCTAATCAG GAGAAGTTTAGACTTGCAATCTTGGTTTCGCAAGCTGCACTTCAGTTCATCCAAG GACTAAAATTTTTCAGTGATTACACTGTACCTGAGGAAGTCAAAGCTGCAGGTTTTCAAATTTGTGCTGATGAGTTGGCATCCATTGTTGAAGGTCGTGATGTGAAGAAGCTCAAAATGCATGATGGTGTTATGGGTCTAGTAGGCAAGCTTGGAACATCAATTGTCGATGGCATTTCAACCTCTGAGCAATTGATCAATGCAAGAAAGGAAACTTATGGAGTTAATAAGTTCACTGAGAGCCCATCTCGTGGATTTTTACTATTTGTATGGGAAGCCCTTCAAGACACCACCCTCATGATACTTGGAGTTTGTGCCTTTGTCTCTCTGCTTGTTGGGATAATGACAGAAGGATGGCCAAGGGGTGCCCATGATGGACTTGGAATTGTTGCGAGCATTTTGCTTGTTGTATTTGTGACTGCTACTAGCGATTATAAGCAGTCTCTGCAGTTCAAGGACTTGgacaaggagaagaaaaagattacAGTTCATGTTACTAGAAATGGATTCAGACAGAAGTTGTCAATATATGATTTACTTCCTGGTGACATTGTTCATCTCAATATTGGAGATCTGGTCCCAGCTGATGGACTTTTCGTTTCTGGCTTTTCTATGCTGATAAATGAATCCAGCTTAACTGGAGAGAGTGAACCGGTTAATATTAATGATGTAAATCCTTTTCTCCTCTCTGGAACTAAAGTTCAAGATGGATCCTGCAAGATGCTTGTGACTACTGTTGGAATGAGAACCCAGTGGGGTAAATTGATGGCTACTCTTACTGAAGGTGGAGATGATGAAACCCCCTTGCAGGTGAAACTAAACGGTGTGGCAACTATCATTGGTAAAATAGGCCTGTTTTTTGCAGTAGTGACATTTGCTGTATTAGTTCAAGGATTGTTCAGCCGCAAGCTTCAAGAAGGATTAGTATGGTCCGGAGATGATGCATTGGTAATTTTGGAATTTTTCGCTATAGCTGTTACAATTGTAGTTGTTGCCGTTCCTGAAGGTTTGCCTTTGGCTGTAACATTAAGCCTTGCTTTTGccatgaagaagatgatgaacgATAAGGCACTTGTCCGACATTTGGCTGCTTGTGAGACAATGGGATCTGCCACAACTATCTGTAGTGACAAGACTGGAACACTAACAACTAACCGAATGACGGTTGTAAAAACTTGCATTTGTTTGAAAATCAAAGACGTGGCTAGCTCGGCGAAATCATCTGACCTCTGCTCTGAAATACCTGATGCTACTTTGAAAGTTCTACTTCAGTGCATATTTAACAATACTGGAGGAGACATTGTTAAAAACAAAGATGACAGGATTGAGATACTGGGAACACCCACTGACGCTGCTGTTTTGGGATTTGGGATGTCACTAGGTGGAGATTTCAAGGCAGAACGACAAACATCAAAACTTGTGAAAGTTGAGCCCTTCAATTCTGTGAAGAAGCGGATGGCTGTTGTTCTACAGCTTCCTGAAGGTGGCTTCCGAGTGCATTGTAAAGGTGCTTCTGAGATAATTTTAGCTGCATGTGACAAATGGATGGGTCCAAATGGGGAGGTAATTCCGCTTGATATAGCTTCCATCAATCGTTTGAATGGTATCATAGAACAGTTTGCTAGTGAAGCCCTTAGAACTCTATGCCTGGCATACATGGACATTGGAAGTGAGTTCTCTGCTGAGAGTCCTATTCCTGTCGATGGATATACATGTATAGGAATTGTGGGTATTAAGGATCCAGTTCGTCCCGGTGTCAAGGAGTCTGTTGAGATTTGTAGGTCTGCTGGTATTACTGTCCGAATGGTTACTGGTGATAACATAAACACTGCAAAAGCAATTGCAAGAGAATGTGGAATTTTGACTGATGGAGGTTTAGCAATTGAAGGCCCAGAATTTCGTGAAAAGAGTGAGGAGGAATTACAAAAAATTATTCCAAAACTTCAG GTAATGGCTCGATCTTCGCCAATGGATAAGCATACCCTTGTAAAACACTTGAGAACCACTTTTGGAGAAGTTGTTGCAGTGACAGGTGATGGTACAAATGATGCTCCAGCACTTCATGAAGCTGATATAGGACTTGCAATGGGAATTGCTGGAACTGAG GTGGCTAAAGAGAGTGCTGATGTAATAATTCTGGATGATAACTTCTCTACAATTGTGACCGTGGCTAAATGGGGGCGTTCAGTTTACTTGAACATACAGAAATTTGTTCAGTTCCAGCTAACAGTTAATGTGGTTGCTCTTGTAGTCAACTTCTCTTCAGCATGTTTAACTG GAAGCGCTCCCCTTACTGCTGTTCAGCTTCTCTGGGTTAACATGATCATGGACACTCTAGGAGCCCTTGCATTAGCCACTGAGCCCCCTAATGATGATTTGATGAAGAGAACACCAGTTGGCAGGACAGGAAACTTCATTACTAATGTGATGTGGAGAAATATCTTGGGGCAGTCGCTGTATCAGTTTGTGGTAATATGGTATCTGCTGACTAGAGGAAAAGAAGCTTTTCAGCTTGTTGGCCCAGATTCAGATTTGATCTTAAACACCCTGATTTTCAACTCATTTGTCTTCTGTCAG GCTTTCAATGAGATCAGTTCTAGAGAAATGGAGAAGATCAATGTCTTCAAAGGCATACTGCAGAATTATGTGTTTGTGACTGTTCTCTCCTGCACTATAATCTTCCAAGTTATAATCATCGAGTTCCTGGGTACATTTGCAAGCACATCTCCTCTCACTTGGCAGCAGTGGTTTGTCAGTGTTACACTCGGGTTCCTGGGCATGCCTATTTCAGCAGCTTTGAAATTTATTCCTATGTGA
- the LOC112168994 gene encoding calcium-transporting ATPase 1 isoform X1, whose translation MENYLNENFDLKAKNSSDEALQRWRKLCWVVKNKKRRFRFTANLEKRSEAQTLRRSNQEKFRLAILVSQAALQFIQGKNLHQLGLKLVMFIKQKTAQFCFIHLFICFSNLIQPSLCAGLKFFSDYTVPEEVKAAGFQICADELASIVEGRDVKKLKMHDGVMGLVGKLGTSIVDGISTSEQLINARKETYGVNKFTESPSRGFLLFVWEALQDTTLMILGVCAFVSLLVGIMTEGWPRGAHDGLGIVASILLVVFVTATSDYKQSLQFKDLDKEKKKITVHVTRNGFRQKLSIYDLLPGDIVHLNIGDLVPADGLFVSGFSMLINESSLTGESEPVNINDVNPFLLSGTKVQDGSCKMLVTTVGMRTQWGKLMATLTEGGDDETPLQVKLNGVATIIGKIGLFFAVVTFAVLVQGLFSRKLQEGLVWSGDDALVILEFFAIAVTIVVVAVPEGLPLAVTLSLAFAMKKMMNDKALVRHLAACETMGSATTICSDKTGTLTTNRMTVVKTCICLKIKDVASSAKSSDLCSEIPDATLKVLLQCIFNNTGGDIVKNKDDRIEILGTPTDAAVLGFGMSLGGDFKAERQTSKLVKVEPFNSVKKRMAVVLQLPEGGFRVHCKGASEIILAACDKWMGPNGEVIPLDIASINRLNGIIEQFASEALRTLCLAYMDIGSEFSAESPIPVDGYTCIGIVGIKDPVRPGVKESVEICRSAGITVRMVTGDNINTAKAIARECGILTDGGLAIEGPEFREKSEEELQKIIPKLQVMARSSPMDKHTLVKHLRTTFGEVVAVTGDGTNDAPALHEADIGLAMGIAGTEVAKESADVIILDDNFSTIVTVAKWGRSVYLNIQKFVQFQLTVNVVALVVNFSSACLTGSAPLTAVQLLWVNMIMDTLGALALATEPPNDDLMKRTPVGRTGNFITNVMWRNILGQSLYQFVVIWYLLTRGKEAFQLVGPDSDLILNTLIFNSFVFCQAFNEISSREMEKINVFKGILQNYVFVTVLSCTIIFQVIIIEFLGTFASTSPLTWQQWFVSVTLGFLGMPISAALKFIPM comes from the exons atggagAACTATTTGAACGAGAACTTTGATTTGAAGGCGAAGAACTCATCGGATGAGGCGCTCCAGAGATGGAGGAAGCTCTGCTGGGTTGTCAAGAATAAGAAACGGAGGTTTCGATTCACTGCTAATCTCGAGAAGCGTTCCGAGGCCCAGACTCTTCGACGCTCTAATCAG GAGAAGTTTAGACTTGCAATCTTGGTTTCGCAAGCTGCACTTCAGTTCATCCAAGGTAAGAATCTTCATCAACTTGGTTTAAAGTTGGTTAtgtttataaaacaaaaaacagcaCAGTTCTGTTTTATTCAtctttttatatgtttttcaaATTTGATCCAACCTTCTCTGTGTGCAGGACTAAAATTTTTCAGTGATTACACTGTACCTGAGGAAGTCAAAGCTGCAGGTTTTCAAATTTGTGCTGATGAGTTGGCATCCATTGTTGAAGGTCGTGATGTGAAGAAGCTCAAAATGCATGATGGTGTTATGGGTCTAGTAGGCAAGCTTGGAACATCAATTGTCGATGGCATTTCAACCTCTGAGCAATTGATCAATGCAAGAAAGGAAACTTATGGAGTTAATAAGTTCACTGAGAGCCCATCTCGTGGATTTTTACTATTTGTATGGGAAGCCCTTCAAGACACCACCCTCATGATACTTGGAGTTTGTGCCTTTGTCTCTCTGCTTGTTGGGATAATGACAGAAGGATGGCCAAGGGGTGCCCATGATGGACTTGGAATTGTTGCGAGCATTTTGCTTGTTGTATTTGTGACTGCTACTAGCGATTATAAGCAGTCTCTGCAGTTCAAGGACTTGgacaaggagaagaaaaagattacAGTTCATGTTACTAGAAATGGATTCAGACAGAAGTTGTCAATATATGATTTACTTCCTGGTGACATTGTTCATCTCAATATTGGAGATCTGGTCCCAGCTGATGGACTTTTCGTTTCTGGCTTTTCTATGCTGATAAATGAATCCAGCTTAACTGGAGAGAGTGAACCGGTTAATATTAATGATGTAAATCCTTTTCTCCTCTCTGGAACTAAAGTTCAAGATGGATCCTGCAAGATGCTTGTGACTACTGTTGGAATGAGAACCCAGTGGGGTAAATTGATGGCTACTCTTACTGAAGGTGGAGATGATGAAACCCCCTTGCAGGTGAAACTAAACGGTGTGGCAACTATCATTGGTAAAATAGGCCTGTTTTTTGCAGTAGTGACATTTGCTGTATTAGTTCAAGGATTGTTCAGCCGCAAGCTTCAAGAAGGATTAGTATGGTCCGGAGATGATGCATTGGTAATTTTGGAATTTTTCGCTATAGCTGTTACAATTGTAGTTGTTGCCGTTCCTGAAGGTTTGCCTTTGGCTGTAACATTAAGCCTTGCTTTTGccatgaagaagatgatgaacgATAAGGCACTTGTCCGACATTTGGCTGCTTGTGAGACAATGGGATCTGCCACAACTATCTGTAGTGACAAGACTGGAACACTAACAACTAACCGAATGACGGTTGTAAAAACTTGCATTTGTTTGAAAATCAAAGACGTGGCTAGCTCGGCGAAATCATCTGACCTCTGCTCTGAAATACCTGATGCTACTTTGAAAGTTCTACTTCAGTGCATATTTAACAATACTGGAGGAGACATTGTTAAAAACAAAGATGACAGGATTGAGATACTGGGAACACCCACTGACGCTGCTGTTTTGGGATTTGGGATGTCACTAGGTGGAGATTTCAAGGCAGAACGACAAACATCAAAACTTGTGAAAGTTGAGCCCTTCAATTCTGTGAAGAAGCGGATGGCTGTTGTTCTACAGCTTCCTGAAGGTGGCTTCCGAGTGCATTGTAAAGGTGCTTCTGAGATAATTTTAGCTGCATGTGACAAATGGATGGGTCCAAATGGGGAGGTAATTCCGCTTGATATAGCTTCCATCAATCGTTTGAATGGTATCATAGAACAGTTTGCTAGTGAAGCCCTTAGAACTCTATGCCTGGCATACATGGACATTGGAAGTGAGTTCTCTGCTGAGAGTCCTATTCCTGTCGATGGATATACATGTATAGGAATTGTGGGTATTAAGGATCCAGTTCGTCCCGGTGTCAAGGAGTCTGTTGAGATTTGTAGGTCTGCTGGTATTACTGTCCGAATGGTTACTGGTGATAACATAAACACTGCAAAAGCAATTGCAAGAGAATGTGGAATTTTGACTGATGGAGGTTTAGCAATTGAAGGCCCAGAATTTCGTGAAAAGAGTGAGGAGGAATTACAAAAAATTATTCCAAAACTTCAG GTAATGGCTCGATCTTCGCCAATGGATAAGCATACCCTTGTAAAACACTTGAGAACCACTTTTGGAGAAGTTGTTGCAGTGACAGGTGATGGTACAAATGATGCTCCAGCACTTCATGAAGCTGATATAGGACTTGCAATGGGAATTGCTGGAACTGAG GTGGCTAAAGAGAGTGCTGATGTAATAATTCTGGATGATAACTTCTCTACAATTGTGACCGTGGCTAAATGGGGGCGTTCAGTTTACTTGAACATACAGAAATTTGTTCAGTTCCAGCTAACAGTTAATGTGGTTGCTCTTGTAGTCAACTTCTCTTCAGCATGTTTAACTG GAAGCGCTCCCCTTACTGCTGTTCAGCTTCTCTGGGTTAACATGATCATGGACACTCTAGGAGCCCTTGCATTAGCCACTGAGCCCCCTAATGATGATTTGATGAAGAGAACACCAGTTGGCAGGACAGGAAACTTCATTACTAATGTGATGTGGAGAAATATCTTGGGGCAGTCGCTGTATCAGTTTGTGGTAATATGGTATCTGCTGACTAGAGGAAAAGAAGCTTTTCAGCTTGTTGGCCCAGATTCAGATTTGATCTTAAACACCCTGATTTTCAACTCATTTGTCTTCTGTCAG GCTTTCAATGAGATCAGTTCTAGAGAAATGGAGAAGATCAATGTCTTCAAAGGCATACTGCAGAATTATGTGTTTGTGACTGTTCTCTCCTGCACTATAATCTTCCAAGTTATAATCATCGAGTTCCTGGGTACATTTGCAAGCACATCTCCTCTCACTTGGCAGCAGTGGTTTGTCAGTGTTACACTCGGGTTCCTGGGCATGCCTATTTCAGCAGCTTTGAAATTTATTCCTATGTGA